Within Wyeomyia smithii strain HCP4-BCI-WySm-NY-G18 chromosome 2, ASM2978416v1, whole genome shotgun sequence, the genomic segment TCTTAATTGACAGTGGAACTGCCACTTTTGAATAATTGCGAGTATTGTAGATGACGCAACGTGCAATTTTCGTtggaaatattattatatggcaaatagcttgttttttttaatagatagaacatgatatttttttgcaaaaacatgcgtttttggaaaactgataactttgtagaaggtttaaaaattcggtaaaatgtcgaaaaaagttagaacgaaaattgggatTCTAAgtgtcttttgaaagaaaacttcatATGGTTCGTAATATGAAAGagatttgctgaagacattatgCGTCTAACTCAATCAAATGAAGAAGGAAATTTCCTATctaacttttaggtgaattgTTCACCCATTTTTCTATATCGGCAGCAAAATATATGAATACACGTTATGGCTTGAATCACTAGTCAATTAATCGAACGAAAACGCCAGAAAgaaaaacactgtgcaatggttgaGTTTTCAATGAAAACTGTATCCAGAATGATGTTATGCTACGCAGAGCTGTGCAAAAGTACTAATATATTGAAtctaaatagaaaatcagttcatactgacatttttttgatgaaatgttatatgatgataaaatcgggtgaaaaaggtgataaaatcgggggccgataaaatcgggggcaggtacaatcgggtactgatataatcgggtgattactgtaccTCCCtcacattttcatttttgacgttGAATAACACGTTGAATTACTTTAGTAGGGTGGCATTCCAAAAAAATCGCGAATGGAGTGAAACgacagaatgaaagatttcaaacgcttactactttgttaccactgaacggTTTTTAGTCATTGATATTTCGTTGGATAGTAAACAAATTACTCTAGCTTATGACATCATTTTTgctaacattttttttagtaaaGTGGCTAAAATTCATAGCAAACTTGATTATAATTCAACCAATTGCGTACTCGCAATGTTGCAATCCAAGCACttccccagcacagccgacactaaatcatacaaacgatttgactttgtgATCGATTTGTAGTTGCTGTTGTTGCTTTGTTCGCTCGAGTGCACAAGGTCACGCCAACCGAAAGTATCACTGTCATTAGTCACATATAAAAGTTAGTATGCAACAGTTTAGTCTACACTGCTCATCCGATCATTGTAGTAAAAAAAATGCTTCACTGGAAACCATATCGACCAGTAGCAAGCAGTCTTGCCAGTGCCACAGCGCAGCAGGCGATGATTCTTGTCTGTATGGGGTTTGTTGCATCACGCATCGACCGGCAAAGCGAAAGGTGCTTtttggagcagcagaaagcgggtggtgaCAAATGTTAGTCCCTTAAAAGAGCGCATGccatcgaattaaatttctcattttttctggAGCAGCATAAtgcgggtggtggcaaatattgatattgattgAACTGTTATCTTTTGAAGAAGGGCGTAAACAGAAACGctcacaaaaaaattacaaaaaaaacataaaaattactTAATTGTGTAGTTGAAAGCGCGATGAAGTTTTGACCATCTGgttaatttattaaaatacAAACAGAAGTACTTCTGCATTTGTAGTACCTATTAAAGTACTCAACCGTGCATTTGTTAATGCCAAATGCGCGTTATTCAACGTCAGCCACGCGGTCATGCCTTGGATACaaccttcttttttttcttacctTCGATACGTTTTAGATATTATCTTTTTTCCCTCAACATATTTTTAGTCACTTTAAGTTATATTCGAGATTGTTTTTTTCTGCATAAAATTTTGTACGCTCTCTTTCTACCCTCAAGagactttaatttttttgaggGTTATTTGCGATGAATTTTTGATAGTAGCTTCCGGCCTTTATGTGACgctcaaataacaaaaaattcttGCAacgtttgaataaatttttgtttttaaacccTTCCAACTTCGAAAccaattacagcaaaatttgTAACCAATATCTGCCTTCTTTTTTTCTTATCTTTTGGTGCCTTTTCCAGGCTGAATTTTGATGGGATTCAtttcatttatgacatttttagtCTAGGTGGTTTTGGACTGAATGTGAAACTATTACTGTTTCTTTTACCTGCCTTTTTCTCTATGTTTAGTCTGTAAAACTACAAAAGTTAGATAATCCAATTTTACATACTAAAACataatttcagccaaatcggttcagtcgatgctgagaaaaacttaccaccaatTAGGTATTGTTTTAGAGAGTGCATTCACGTTCCCTGCTGTCAACAGAATAATACTAactatatttgcatccacgacatgctaaatacatcttcaaatacacCTCAATGAATaaccaaaatacccgaacacttcactttactttaaacatccgaaaaaaaatcacgaaaatttattatttttcacccttccaaagtaaaaagtaaaaaatgttACTGTATTGGTTTCGCAAGGATTGCTGCTTTATTCTACGTTCTACAATCTTTTTTGAATAGAAAGCTCTAGTGAAAGTAGTGCAGCTCGAAAGAATATTTTGCAATGATTGCCAGCAattacagtattttttttttaagggggggatttgttagtagcttaagtatttatgataaatattagtaaataatgagtatgtgtatcgaatcacaaatggtgacttctcaacacggCAATTACAGTAACTAATCGCTAACTGGGCACGCTTTAAGTGAGCTTCTTTTTACCTgggcgctcgctaactgggaggATTCCCAGTTAAAAAGACAACAAACGTCAAATATCAAAACGAACGGGGGCATGTGGATTGGGAACGAAAACTGAAAAGTTAAAGTTTTTTCAATCGACCATAtttgaaatacaaaaacaataatatagCTGATATATGTACTCGCTATATAAAactaaagtttaaaagttttatttgAGAGATAAGTTTGTAGAATGTGGTTTCCCTATTTGGTGATCAACTTGAGAACGAAAGCCTTTTATGAAATTGTCGCGAAGCAGCGTTGTCCATCGAATTCCCCCTCGGCGTTGAGATGatatcccagttagcgagctgATTTCAATAACTGGGAAGTGTTCgtcgcccagttagcgaacagttactgtatatGATTTTTAGTAATAACGTAGTCATTTAGTATCTCCTAAAGAAGTTTTCCCTcgtattttcaaaaaggatgaaaaaaattatatcgtGTAATGCATCATAAATAACATTTACTCGGAGAAAGGTAGCAACGTATCCGATTAATTTCTAGAGCAAACTTCTAGCCTATTTTCGACGCCAAACCGAAGTTAAAATATTCTGTCAAAATCACAGCTGAGGTGAAGCAATATTCCACCCAAGTATCGACACGTCGATGTCtaaaaacaacaaacaacatATATTTTCAAACTAATGGAATCACCCTTTGCTCCGCACTAGCGTGGGGGTAAAAACGGGGCCTGCCTGTTAGTTGATCAAGACGACCAAGGTGTCCCCTTGAAATCGGAAGCTATAACCCATGGATCCATTTGCGATGGGATTTTTCTGGGATCCATAAATCAACTCTTAACTGCCGCCGCCGCTTCTGCTGTTCGGTACTCGTTACCACCTAGATGATTTTCCTCATAAAAAGAAAACCTTACTAATGGACTACCATCTGCACTGGCTCGCAATCTGAATGAAAAATCCACTATGAGTCTCCTTCGCAGCTCCGGACGCCAAATCGGTTGGCGCGCAGCGAGGAAAGATAATAATCGTGAAAATCCATGAAAACAACGCCGAGGTCAGTCCCGGCTGGCAGTGCGAAGTGACGACGCACAGTTACATTCCGTCTTGCCGCGAAtatctcgctctctctctcttcctttcGAGTGCTCCCCGCTGCCTGGTTGCCTCCGTTCTGCCGTGGGATGGTAATCGTACGCACTCGGGCAATGGATTTTGTATTAATGTATGGCTGCTTGTTGATTGCTTCTAAATTGATTGGTTTGGTTCTGTTTATTTCTCGCCTTGTTGTGAATAGCCGGCAGCAAGAAACGCTGTAAAAATAGTGTAAAGATTATTGAACTTTTCAATACACAAAACACAAAGTTGTATGAGCGAGCAAAAATAATCCTAGTAATCCAGTTTTTCCGTGATCTGGAATTTGACCAGTCAAAAAACTAGTAACTCAACTGCAGAtcaattgtgtttttttatttcactatgAACAGAACCCGCCCGTTAAACCGTTCGGCAGTTCAACCGACTAACCGGGATCTCACGGTAGGCTTGGTAGGAGCTATTATTTCCTTGGCAGCGACGCTCTACCAGAACATGATGGTTGGTGATCAAACGAGCAACGCCCTTCTGATGCAGTCCCTGGCACCTATTAAACAAATGTTGGATCATTTAATGCGCAAGATTCGAGCCACTCCTGTCAGAGCCCAACCCCCAGCTACAAGGCACACCTTCACAGCCGGAACGCGTTCAGCAACTTTGCCTCCATTACCCAGCCGAACGCCAGCTCGTGGTGTAACATCAAAACCTGCGACCGTAGTTCGTCATCCCAAGATATCCAGTACATTTAAAGCGTCTTCAACGATGGATAGCAGCCGATCGACCGCGTCAAAGCCCTCCTTTGTAGTGCCACCTGGGTGGCGCGAAATATCCAACTTGGACGACTGGATGGACGATTCGATGGACAATTCGGACGATATCTATCCTCAAATGGACAGTGACGCCATGGATGAAACTCCCATGATGAGCGGTTTTGAGTACTCCCAAGACCAGGATTACTACCCATCGTACAACGTCGAGGTTGCCGATTTGGAATCAAGTAAAACCTTCCAACCGACTTTCCAGAGCACCATGCATTTCGGACCAAGAAACGCAACAACCAGCAGACAGTCTCCTTTGCCGAAGCGTGTGACCGAGCTGCGACGTTCCGAACCGAGCCGACAAACGTTCCGACAAGCCGACGGAACGTACGCAGTACGTGAGACGATCAACACCACCAATCCGGACGGAAGCTTCCAACGGATTACGAAAACTGTTAGTGGCCCCGATGTTTCCATTATACAGAATTTGAATGAAACTGTTGACCTACCCAGTCTGAATCGAACCTATGCGGGATCTGACGCTCCAAACGCCACATTCGCTGTACCACCGACGGCGCCAAACGGCGGCAATGTGACATTCAAAGTGCCATCAACCGCTGGACCATCCAAGTAGGCTCGTAGTTGGTTTCGCAAATTATTTTCTGGCAgttcattttatattttctttgttttctcCCATATTTGGATCATAATTTCCTgccgaaaaaaaattctcgtGCAATAATAAAATGGATAGTGAAAGACGCAAACTAGACTTGTACTTACTGCTGTGCCAGTCCGCCACTGCTTTGCTTTTGTCACTGATGAGGGCCGCCGAGTGCAGCAATCCCTCCGTAGAGGTAGCGGTCAAGCAAAAGGTGTTCCAGCTGATGAAAACCTTGCAAGTGTTATTGCGAGACCAATCGCAGAACGGTTCGTACCAGGCGGATCAAACACCATTGAGAACTAGTAGGAGTATCCGGGATATGAGTGCAGCTTTCAGACGCTCTCGGCCCGGCCTACAAAGGTATAATACTGCTTCTTCGTACCAAGCAAGGTCACTCGGAGAAAACCCGCAAATAAGAGCGGTAAGTACCTTACTGTGATAAGAAAGAGAATGTTTCGTCAGAAACAATTACTCTTGCACAGAAAAGTTTGTTGTAGTCCTTCGGCTATGATATTGTCTTCtatatatttatttcataacaGTGATAAAAAGCCAATTTTATTGATTCCCAATGTCTGTGTCTCTACTATAACAAATACAATACATTTTGTATATTGGAATATTCGATCGAAAATTTCTGACTTGTATATTTAACAGGGATGGTTTCATAGAAATCTGTTGATATACATTTAACTGTCGCGTCCTTTTGAAGCCGACTTTAAGAGTATATGGAAAACTTGGGAAGTTGATTGATTAATTCATACCTCTAATATAACTACAATACTACCGTGGAACGCTTAAGCGTCACAtgatacaaaattacaaaatgagaaaaacgcatttttagTTTCAAATATGCGTTTATTTGTTTCAGTGTGACAAATTaacttcgatttttttcaacttttctgaaataaaaatcataatagcgttgcaccgaataatagaTGGGAGAAATAGTTTTTTGTGGAAAGTACCGAATTTTCAGTTTACAGAATAATGGTTTTAACTTGAGCTTGTCTAGGGTAAGTCACATTGAGTCAaaaataatttggtttttaatttttctcatctcatcatcatgtttcgttgaatattcggccgtctgTTCAGCCGAATGTTCAACAGAACATGATGATTAaatgtgaaaaattaaaaaccaaattactcaTGAATCAAATTGGATTACCCTAGACAAGGCCTAGTTTAAATCATTATTCGATAATCCGAATATTCTGTAATTTACAAAAATATCTTcttcccagccctattattcggtgcatctctatttAATAACCTAAAAATGTTAGAATAAAACATGTGACGCTTATGCTTCCCAGAATAAGAACTGCTCGATATTTTGTTGCTATCCTGtttggcagctattattatttttatggcATGTGAATATTTAGCTtctaaataaagtttttttaaacACACAACAAAAATCAGCGCCGCAACAAATCGCGAAGCTAATGTGATTGTAGACATAAAACAACTCTAAGTATAAGCTCCGCTCACAAatcattcttttttttaataggaGGGAGGATTTTCGTAATATGAAAGTAATTACTTATATTTATTCAAATTTCATATTGTATTTTCTCATACCaatggtgacatatcaacactatgacatatgttttaaattttattatattaataaactttagttttttttttttttttttttaaggggggatttgttagtagcttaagtattcatgataaatattagtaaataatgagtatgtgtgtccaatcacaaatggtgacttctcaaaactgttagaaatttgtaattttaattgttaggatgtgtttgctttcgcagttaggacttatcattcgtggggatttaaacctacttgtcggaaaaggggaagtaaacttacaactaacttaattgctaacttattggatataaagagagcttatcgtagcaattgaggattgcaacgatttttgtcgaaaattgttaataattttatttgacatagcttctaatggttcaacaccagtaagtctatgtaattcgagtgtaccaaaccaaggaggacgcttcaaaatcattttcagaattttattctgaatcctttggtgcgttttcttccttgttgaacagcaacttgaccagatcggtacagcataaagcattgctggtctaaaaatttgtttgtaaatcaaaagtttgttctttaaacaaagtttagaattcctgttaatgagaggatataaacatctcgtatatttgatgcacttggcttgtgtactctcaatgtgctctttgaaaataagtttttaaacGTGGGGGTCTAAGATGAAGATTTGTGTGTCCACGCAGAATGGGGCAGCCCCTTACTCCTGTCCACGGTTCGAATACGGGTTGAAATGATGACTGTTTTAATTGACGGATTGACTCACGCAAAGTACGACTCTTTTTTTGTTTCAGCGTGTCATTTGGAATTAGATACGTACACTTCATTTGACGATATTACTTAAACATACGTTCGACGCAGTGTTGAATCGGAATCAATCACATCAGAACGCTTTTTTaagtttgcttcaccacagcaaacataaaatagcgtttttgcAGCTGACGCATTTactattaccgagtcttgtgccttggAAAATTCGAAGTGAAGGCTGGAAGACAGCCATTTGTGCCTTCAATACAGTTTCATCTTAAGTACGTCACACAAGTTTTGATCAATATCACCCCTCGCCCCGTAGCCACTCAGGGTAGTGAGACTGGCGTTGACatcaaaaaaatatcttaaaaatggTATGAATGAAATATAAAGTTAACTATTATctgaatcattttttttgtatttctagaattgtcgatattgatcaaatttGAGAAGTTTGAGACCCCTTTCTTCGATTGGCGGATCAGATGGACCCGGATTATTCTGTTCCTTGCTCTACTTTGAAAGCTTTTGGCAATAATTTAGAGGAATTGGATAAAAGACATGATTATGTACTTTTATTACTATAtttatcaagaaataaaaaaaatggttcaTATAGCGGTCAGAAATTTGTTCATTGGTTCCGACTAGAGGCTACTTCTGATAGTTTAAATATCGGTAGAACTGATATAAAAATGCACTTTTACTAAATTACTAAACTTAATGAAACTTCAACTTTTTACTGATTGTAATAGCCACAAGAATAGTGACAACACACCGAAGCAGAACACTATAGagaagttcaaaagttattccaATTAGTTTATTCTAATAGCACATAAAACAATCAGATATCTTTTATGTACATAACAGGACGCTTACACGTAGAAATATTACAGTTAATGACGACAGACAGAAACTTACAATTCCCGGAAGAAAGGTTAAATACACTCAGCCGA encodes:
- the LOC129719528 gene encoding uncharacterized protein LOC129719528; the protein is MNRTRPLNRSAVQPTNRDLTVGLVGAIISLAATLYQNMMVGDQTSNALLMQSLAPIKQMLDHLMRKIRATPVRAQPPATRHTFTAGTRSATLPPLPSRTPARGVTSKPATVVRHPKISSTFKASSTMDSSRSTASKPSFVVPPGWREISNLDDWMDDSMDNSDDIYPQMDSDAMDETPMMSGFEYSQDQDYYPSYNVEVADLESSKTFQPTFQSTMHFGPRNATTSRQSPLPKRVTELRRSEPSRQTFRQADGTYAVRETINTTNPDGSFQRITKTVSGPDVSIIQNLNETVDLPSLNRTYAGSDAPNATFAVPPTAPNGGNVTFKVPSTAGPSNERRKLDLYLLLCQSATALLLSLMRAAECSNPSVEVAVKQKVFQLMKTLQVLLRDQSQNGSYQADQTPLRTSRSIRDMSAAFRRSRPGLQRYNTASSYQARSLGENPQIRADYSVTSRKNRSNSSCGYESDQDQNRFRDTRAAGRKCANKYLVLSNVEDSNVGNSVRN